The following proteins are encoded in a genomic region of Candidatus Nitrospira nitrificans:
- a CDS encoding CgeB family protein: MNYLVQNLEGLRTRFPALVQATRENSGGLLTVVPSREGSPSATHEGRWVHSGYDPRKEARAWAEAQLLEWKAGELGVVLGVGLLYHVEALVALKPQGAMLAVVVPNVAEFNDAASTRSMEAWITRVEWVWGTSVAMAEQLAAQSGPLRFMTYKPAACLHGEAHRDLETEVRRIVLAKQSGRLHVAVVGPIYGGSLPIARYAVAALESLGHRVSWLDQSPHRASYDLFASGREPRHRLTMQSRFADLLSLGVVTHLAEDPPDLVLALAQAPLNLAVLEHLRKKKFLTAIWFVENYRHLTYWQQLAGGYDYWFVIQQASCVDALMRAGARRVNYLPMAADPALHRPLELTESEQTEYGADVSFVGAGYANRRTVLPAWLSKDWSFKLWGNEWEGADALLSVLQRGGARIDTETCIKVFNATAVNLNLHSCAGDGLDPEADFVNPRTFELAACGAFQLVDERALFPDLFNSKEMVRFTAAADVPSLIRAWLADPSGRREIAAAARRRVLEQHTYAHRMSELLAVIGMHQPDRIGAMVRGDRNAGALAQRADSPPELAALLRGFPPNQRVELKDVAARIKANGAGRELAREELLILMLDSYRTETRDLV, from the coding sequence ATGAACTATCTCGTGCAGAATCTCGAAGGCCTTCGCACGCGGTTTCCGGCCCTTGTTCAGGCCACGCGGGAGAACTCGGGCGGTCTGCTGACCGTCGTGCCTTCCCGGGAGGGGAGTCCATCGGCGACGCATGAAGGTCGATGGGTTCACAGCGGATACGATCCGCGTAAAGAAGCCCGGGCGTGGGCCGAAGCGCAATTGCTCGAGTGGAAAGCGGGCGAACTCGGGGTCGTGCTCGGTGTCGGTTTGCTCTATCACGTCGAAGCCTTGGTCGCGCTGAAGCCGCAGGGAGCGATGCTGGCGGTCGTCGTGCCCAATGTGGCCGAGTTCAACGATGCCGCATCGACCAGGTCGATGGAGGCCTGGATCACCAGGGTTGAATGGGTCTGGGGAACATCGGTGGCCATGGCCGAGCAACTGGCCGCGCAGTCGGGGCCGCTCCGATTCATGACGTATAAGCCGGCTGCGTGTCTGCACGGCGAGGCCCATCGTGATTTGGAGACGGAAGTTCGTCGGATCGTTCTGGCCAAGCAGAGCGGCCGGCTTCATGTCGCAGTCGTCGGACCCATCTACGGCGGTTCGCTTCCGATCGCACGTTATGCGGTCGCGGCGCTGGAGTCGCTGGGCCATCGGGTCAGCTGGTTGGATCAGAGTCCGCATCGGGCGAGTTACGATCTGTTTGCCTCCGGCCGGGAACCAAGGCATCGCCTGACCATGCAAAGCCGGTTTGCCGATTTGCTGAGTTTGGGTGTGGTGACGCATCTCGCCGAAGACCCTCCGGATCTTGTGTTGGCGCTCGCGCAGGCGCCGCTGAATCTCGCGGTGCTCGAGCATCTGCGCAAGAAGAAATTTTTGACCGCGATATGGTTTGTCGAAAACTACCGGCATCTGACCTATTGGCAGCAGTTGGCGGGTGGGTACGACTATTGGTTCGTCATCCAGCAAGCGTCGTGCGTCGACGCGCTCATGCGAGCGGGCGCTCGCCGGGTCAACTATCTGCCGATGGCCGCCGATCCCGCCTTGCATCGCCCCCTGGAGCTCACCGAGTCTGAACAGACCGAATATGGCGCCGATGTGTCGTTCGTCGGAGCCGGCTACGCCAACCGGCGCACGGTGCTCCCGGCATGGTTGTCGAAGGACTGGTCATTCAAACTGTGGGGCAATGAATGGGAAGGCGCGGATGCTCTTCTCTCGGTGCTTCAGCGCGGCGGCGCCCGCATCGATACGGAGACCTGCATCAAAGTCTTCAACGCCACGGCCGTCAATCTGAATCTTCATTCCTGTGCCGGTGACGGACTCGACCCAGAGGCGGACTTCGTCAATCCTCGGACGTTTGAATTGGCTGCGTGCGGCGCGTTTCAGCTGGTCGACGAGCGAGCGCTCTTCCCCGATCTGTTCAATTCCAAGGAGATGGTCCGCTTCACCGCGGCGGCCGATGTTCCGTCACTCATCCGTGCCTGGCTTGCCGATCCATCCGGACGGCGTGAAATCGCCGCCGCCGCGCGCCGCCGTGTGCTGGAGCAGCATACGTACGCGCATCGCATGAGCGAGCTGCTGGCGGTGATCGGCATGCACCAGCCGGATCGAATAGGAGCCATGGTGCGGGGCGATCGCAACGCCGGCGCCCTGGCTCAGCGCGCCGACTCGCCCCCCGAGCTTGCGGCGCTGCTCCGGGGATTTCCGCCCAACCAACGCGTGGAGCTCAAAGATGTGGCAGCCCGGATCAAGGCGAACGGCGCCGGTCGGGAACTGGCGCGAGAAGAATTGCTGATCTTGATGCTGGACAGTTATCGCACGGAAACGAGGGATCTCGTATGA
- a CDS encoding glycosyltransferase family 9 protein yields the protein MSRALVIQLARLGDLVQSLPAMTQLRARHPETQFDLLCPSHLAEVGRLLPGLGKVLEWDGAAWQRRAMAVQEDLRADHLMEIETALAALAPDRYDCAYVLNQHRRALVTGSLLAREMKGPLLHGPLGEALTPWAAYVRAVAQRRLGQRVHLADAFCGLCGVSPPGYVVTLDPPVVRLPDDLEPIGKRGAPWIALIVGAGEAERCVPAEVWRRWINAFLASSSQGRVVLVGAERERAAEIQASVPLSALGRIWDTTGRTSLSQLAAILARCHRVVGSDTGPLHLAAALGRPVIGWYFARARVHETGPYGFHHVVWQAEDVRREAFDVNPRNEESKPVASPSAFHASPSYWPVDETIAAICEQGYQAPIGWTVWTSHCDTWGAYYSPVGQAAIPPREREALWHELEPALS from the coding sequence ATGTCACGCGCACTCGTCATACAACTGGCCCGATTGGGAGATCTGGTGCAATCGTTGCCGGCGATGACGCAACTCCGCGCGCGTCATCCCGAGACGCAGTTCGATCTTCTCTGTCCCTCACATCTCGCTGAGGTGGGACGGCTATTGCCGGGCCTTGGGAAGGTTCTTGAGTGGGATGGAGCGGCCTGGCAGCGACGTGCGATGGCCGTCCAGGAGGATTTGCGAGCCGATCATCTTATGGAAATCGAGACCGCGCTGGCGGCATTGGCGCCGGACCGGTATGACTGCGCCTATGTTCTCAATCAACATCGCCGGGCGCTGGTGACAGGCTCCTTATTGGCTCGAGAGATGAAAGGACCATTGTTGCATGGGCCGCTGGGCGAGGCATTGACACCCTGGGCCGCCTACGTACGCGCCGTGGCGCAGCGGCGGCTGGGGCAACGTGTGCATCTGGCCGATGCTTTTTGCGGGCTCTGTGGAGTCTCTCCGCCGGGATATGTCGTCACGCTCGATCCTCCGGTTGTCCGATTGCCTGACGATTTGGAGCCGATCGGCAAACGAGGCGCTCCGTGGATCGCGCTCATCGTGGGAGCAGGGGAGGCCGAGCGGTGTGTGCCCGCAGAGGTCTGGCGCCGGTGGATCAACGCATTTCTTGCGTCTTCGTCGCAGGGCCGTGTTGTGCTTGTCGGAGCAGAGCGTGAACGAGCCGCCGAGATTCAAGCGTCGGTGCCTCTCTCGGCGCTGGGTCGAATTTGGGATACGACGGGTCGCACCTCGCTGTCGCAGCTCGCCGCCATTCTCGCTCGTTGCCATCGCGTGGTCGGCTCGGACACAGGTCCTCTGCATCTCGCGGCGGCGCTCGGCAGGCCGGTGATCGGGTGGTATTTTGCGCGGGCACGGGTTCATGAAACGGGGCCGTATGGTTTCCATCATGTGGTGTGGCAGGCCGAGGACGTTCGACGTGAAGCGTTCGACGTGAACCCTAGAAATGAAGAATCGAAGCCTGTCGCCTCACCCTCTGCCTTTCACGCTTCACCCTCTTATTGGCCGGTCGACGAAACCATTGCCGCGATATGCGAACAGGGATATCAGGCGCCGATCGGCTGGACTGTATGGACAAGCCACTGTGATACGTGGGGGGCTTATTATTCGCCGGTCGGTCAAGCAGCCATCCCCCCGCGCGAACGGGAAGCGCTCTGGCATGAACTGGAGCCGGCCCTTTCATGA